The Daucus carota subsp. sativus chromosome 2, DH1 v3.0, whole genome shotgun sequence genome includes a window with the following:
- the LOC108206564 gene encoding dof zinc finger protein DOF4.6: MDTADQWPQEGAPPSDQKKVKPQKDEAPLNCPRCHSTNTKFCYFNNYSLTQPRHFCKACRRYWTRGGSLRNVPVGGGSRKNKRSNSLVTKPTGSQDDHLSSHFSFQNPSNLNLAFSQDYNTLEASRLNNKDINNNIIQLNLNSSYSTSSPSTSASLSAMELLKLNSTGFSHTFMPVVQNPGMMMQYSSGFQFQEFNKPQLGFGANNQENINMSGAGEQRLNFPFGGASSKHHTSANGVDSEDNKVEGNPGVYWNGMPSGGSW; this comes from the exons ATGGATACTGCTGATCAATGGCCTCAG GAAGGAGCTCCACCAAGTGACCAGAAAAAGGTGAAGCCACAGAAAGACGAAGCTCCCTTGAACTGTCCAAGATGTCACTCCACCAACACCAAGTTTTGTTACTTCAACAACTACAGCCTCACACAACCAAGACACTTTTGCAAGGCTTGCAGGAGGTACTGGACTAGAGGAGGCTCCCTCAGGAACGTCCCTGTGGGAGGAGGATCAAGAAAGAACAAGAGATCCAATTCCCTGGTCACAAAGCCTACTGGATCTCAAGATGATCATCTCTCCTCACACTTCTCGTTCCAAAACCCTAGTAATCTCAACCTGGCTTTCTCACAAGACTATAACACCCTCGAAGCCTCTCGGTTGAACAACAAAGACATTAACAATAACATCATTCAGCTCAACTTGAATTCCTCGTATTCCACCTCATCCCCGTCCACTTCAGCCTCGTTATCCGCCATGGAGCTTCTCAAGCTCAATAGTACCGGGTTTTCGCATACTTTTATGCCGGTTGTGCAAAACCCGGGTATGATGATGCAGTACTCGTCGGGGTTTCAGTTCCAGGAATTCAATAAGCCGCAACTAGGGTTTGGTGCTAACAATCAGGAGAATATTAATATGAGTGGTGCAGGTGAACAAAGATTGAATTTCCCATTCGGAGGAGCATCGTCGAAGCATCATACAAGCGCAAATGGAGTTGATAGTGAAGATAATAAGGTGGAGGGGAATCCAGGCGTGTACTGGAATGGAATGCCGAGCGGGGGATCATggtaa
- the LOC108206905 gene encoding sm-like protein LSM8: protein MSAGAGLENLVDQIISVITNDGRNILGILKGFDQATNIILDESHERVYSTKEGVQQLVLGLYIIRGDNISIVGEVDEELDASLDLSKLRAHPLKPVIH, encoded by the exons ATGTCGGCTGGGGCTGGACTTGAAAATCTTGTAGATC AAATCATTTCTGTGATAACAAATGATGGGCGCAATATACTG GGAATTTTAAAAGGTTTTGATCAGGCTACAAATATTATTCTCGATGAATCTCATGAACGTGTGTATTCCACAAAG GAAGGTGTGCAGCAACTTGTCCTAGGTCTGTACATCATCAGGGGGGATAACAT AAGCATCGTTGGCGAGGTAGATGAAGAGCTGGACGCAAGCTTGGATCTTTCGAAACTGAGAGCTCATCCCCTGAAGCCTGTTATACACtag